One genomic region from Zalophus californianus isolate mZalCal1 chromosome 2, mZalCal1.pri.v2, whole genome shotgun sequence encodes:
- the SH3TC1 gene encoding SH3 domain and tetratricopeptide repeat-containing protein 1 isoform X3 — MEGPAEEPAPKGRGPAVAPSGGGGGGGHKAQRVAMSPSVVWERAGSEEAEALVGGDLTLQLLAVRRKTGLPDPSLQQTVRSRLRLLENDSQEVARALGELSARLLSIHSDQDRIVVTFKTFEEIWKFSTYHALGFTHHCLENLLVDQAFWLLSPNEDEETAVQVHVDQEALRLTHESLLAQEGPVFVLCPDHHVRVKTSPRGAGSGPWARRRASGVPQGEAPSAVDSSAPSPGTFSEEVAAAATPETLIPFHQWALRVPWDPIDDSVNGPVTSDIPLMATGLATAVADYQGSGPEEMTFRGGDVIEVLGAQVPGLPWCLGRHTASGQVGFVRTSLVSVQGQVSELENVIFLSEEERSFFSNEGRFSEEDARQLLGRASGTDVCTVYSLDRLEEAEFGQLEEQEVPQPCLHPEPRETLQKVKNVLEQCKSSQGCPEEPVSWGLCTMSSGASSRDSEEPSFSLDAGADWAHPEALGSLLLFLDAPGYKACFRGLYDLSLPGLSTLFCGFSNEKELAGHLAQARGAAKKAGFPMALARLCFLLGRLCVRRLKLSQARVYFEEALGALGGLFGDLFLVVAVYANLATVHLKQKNRDKCAQVVPKALALLLGTPSHICSTEAESELLRHALRRAILCRSPQAEARACFLLAKHHARIKQPEEALPFLERMLLLHGALGSPEASWPADGYLLLADIYSRQCLPHLVLSCVRVASLRARGSPGSSLRSADLVLRNSPRLHRPPSQTAHYLRQALASVASGPLRGPLCASLAQLHSRHGQQARAISFMMQAMEAAAGTSGRLAVDYVVALAWLYVLCGQSAVALDILESVLDMAVASVDQEGVIANMAAVALRRTSRTRQAAEGYYRALRVARTRGQLRNQAVVLANFGALCLQAGAGGLAQHYHLEAVKLFSRLPGRECGQDFTWVLLRLGRLYTHRALARQGKCYYEWAFLVAVETDHVEGQLRAVQRLCHFYSRVMPSEAQCVVYHEFQLSLARRVADKVLEGQLLETISQLYLSLGTERAYKSALDYTKRSLGIFIDLQKKEKEAHAWLQAGKIYYILQQNELVDLYIQQVLNKHADDVFTQLTHRRTCFGSIWPVSLKNAFITGAPFPVAQNAALYTGDPNLGLELFEAAGDIFFNGTWEREKAVSFYRDQALPLAVTTGNQEVELRLCNKLVALLAELESPHEGLEFAHVALALSITRGDRLNERVAYHRLAALHQRLGHGELAEHFYLKALSLCSSPLQFDEETLYYVKVYLVLGDIIFYDLKDPFDAAGYYQLALAAAVDLGNKKAQMKIYTRLATIYHNFLLDREKSLFFYQKARTFATELNIRRVNLAPERCWGRAPWLAPSALP; from the exons ATGGAGGGCCCCGCGGAGGAGCCGGCCCCGAAGGGGAGAGGGCCCGCGGTGGCGCCCTCGGGAGGCGGCGGTGGTGGCGGCCACAAGGCCCAGAGAGTGGCCATGAGCCCATCGGTCGTCTGGGAGCGAGCAGGGTCCGAGGAGGCCGAGGCGCTGGTCGGAGGTG ACCTGACCTTGCAGCTGCTGGCCGTGCGGAGGAAGACGGGGCTGCCAGACCCCAGCCTGCAGCAGACCGTGAGGAGCCGGCTCCGCCTGTTGGAAAATGACAGCCAGGAGGTGGCCCGTGCGCTGGGG GAGCTGTCGGCCAGGCTGCTGTCTATCCACAGTGACCAGGATCGGATTGTGGTGACCTTTAAGACTTTCGAGGAAATCTGGAAGTTCTCCACCTACCATGCTCTTG GCTTCACTCATCACTGCCTGGAAAATCTACTCGTGGACCAGGCCTTCTGGCTGCTCTCACCCAACGAGGACGAGGAGACAGCCGTCCAAGTCCACGTGGACCAGGAGGCCTTGAGGCTGACGCACGAGAGCCTCCTCGCCCAGGAAG GTCCTGTCTTCGTCCTGTGTCCTGACCACCATGTGCGAGTGAAGACCAGCCCCCGGGGTGCAGGGAGCGGCCCCTGGGCCCGCAGGCGAGCCTCGGGGGTTCCCCAGGGAGAGGCACCCTCGGCAGTGGACTCCTCCGCTCCCAGCCCCGGCACGTTCTCCGAggaggtggcggcggcggccACTCCAGAAACTTTGATTCCATTTCATCA ATGGGCTCTTAGGGTCCCCTGGGACCCCATCGATGACTCCGTAAATGGACCTGTGACATCGGACATCCCACTGATGG CCACGGGCCTGGCCACGGCGGTGGCAGACTACCAGGGCTCCGGGCCTGAAGAGATGACCTTCCGAGGCGGCGACGTCATCGAGGTCCTGGGCGCCCAGGTGCCTGGCCTGCCCTGGTGCCTGGGCCGGCACACGGCCTCGGGCCAGGTCGGGTTTGTGCGGACGAGTCTCGTCAGTGTGCAGGGCCAAGTGTCTGA gctggaaaatgtgatttttctcagTGAGGAAGAAAGGTCATTCTTCAGCAATGAAGGACGCTTTTCGGAGGAGGACGCCAGGCAGCTACTGGGGAGGGCATCCGGCACAGACGTCTGCACGGTGTACAGCTTGG ACAGATTAGAAGAAGCCGAGTTTGGCCAGCTGGAAGAGCAAG AAGTGCCTCAGCCTTGCCTGCACCCAGAGCCACGTGAGACCCTCCAGAAGGTGAAGAATGTTCTAGAACAATGCAAGTCCAGCCAGGGCTGCCCCGAGGAGCCAGTGTCCTGGGGTCTGTGCACGATGTCCAGTGGTGCAAGCTCACGGGACAGCGAGGAGCCCTCCTTCAGCTTGGATGCGGGGGCCGACTGGGCCCACCCGGAGGCCCTGGGCTCGCTGCTGCTGTTCCTGGATGCGCCTGGGTACAAGGCCTGCTTCCGTGGCCTGTATGACCTCTCCCTGCCGGGGCTGAGCACCCTGTTCTGTGGCTTCAGCAATGAGAAGGAGCTGGCCGGGCACCTGGCACAGGCCCGGGGGGCAGCCAAGAAGGCCGGCTTCCCCATGGCGCTCGCCAGGCTCTGCTTCCTCCTGGGGAGACTGTGTGTGCGCAGGCTCAAGCTGTCCCAGGCCCGCGTGTACTTCGAGGAGGCTCTGGGGGCGCTGGGGGGCCTCTTTGGCGACCTCTTCCTGGTGGTAGCTGTGTACGCCAACCTGGCCACCGTTCACCTGAAGCAGAAGAACAGGGACAAGTGTGCGCAGGTGGTGCCCAAGGCCTTGGCCCTGCTCCTGGGGACGCCCAGCCACATCTGCAGCACCGAGGCCGAGTCGGAGCTCCTGAGGCACGCCCTGCGCCGGGCCATCCTCTGCCGGAGCCCCCAGGCCGAGGCCCGGGCCTGCTTCCTGCTGGCCAAGCACCACGCTCGCATCAAGCAGCCCGAGGAGGCGCTGCCCTTCCTGGAGAGGATGCTGCTTCTGCACGGGGCCTTGGGCTCCCCGGAGGCCTCGTGGCCCGCGGACGGCTACCTGCTCCTGGCGGACATCTACAGCCGCCAGTGCCTGCCGCACCTGGTGCTCAGCTGCGTCAGGGTGGCCTCGCTGCGGGCCCGTGGCTCGCCGGGCAGCTCACTCCGGAGCGCGGACCTGGTCCTCCGGAACTCACCCCGGCTCCACCGGCCGCCCTCCCAGACGGCGCACTACCTCAGGCAGGCGCTGGCCTCCGTGGCCTCGGGCCCCCTGCGCGGCCCCCTCTGTGCCAGCCTGGCCCAGCTGCATAGCCGCCACGGGCAGCAGGCCAGGGCCATCTCCTTCATGATGCAGGCCATGGAAGCGGCCGCGGGCACCAGCGGCCGCCTGGCCGTGGACTACGTGGTGGCGCTGGCCTGGTTGTACGTGCTTTGCGGCCAGAGCGCGGTGGCCCTGGACATCCTCGAGTCCGTCCTGGACATGGCGGTGGCCAGTGTGGACCAGGAGGGCGTGATCGCCAACATGGCAGCCGTGGCCCTGAGGAGGACGAGCAGGACCCGGCAGGCGGCCGAGGGCTACTACCGCGCCCTGCGAGTGGCCAGGACCCGGGGCCAGCTGCGGAACCAAGCGGTGGTCCTGGCCAATTTCGGGGCCCTGTGCCTGCAGGCCGGAGCGGGGGGCCTGGCCCAGCACTACCACCTGGAGGCCGTGAAGCTCTTCTCGCGGCTGCCTGGCAGAGAGTGCGGCCAGGACTTCACCTGGGTGCTCCTGCGGCTGGGCCGCCTGTACACCCACAGGGCCCTTGCCCGACAGGGCAAGTGCTACTATGAATGGGCCTTTCTGGTTGCTGTGGAGACGGACCACGTGGAGG GCCAGCTGCGAGCCGTCCAGCGGCTCTGTCACTTCTATAGCAGAGTCATGCCCAGCGAGGCCCAGTGCGTCGTCTACCACGAGTTTCAGCTCTCGCTGGCCCGCAGGGTGGCCGACAAGGTGCTGGAGGGCCAGCTCCTGGAGACCATCAGCCAGCTCTACCTGTCGCTGGGCACCGAGCG GGCCTACAAGTCCGCGCTGGACTACACCAAGCGCAGTCTGGGGATCTTCATCGACctccagaagaaggagaaggaggcacaTGCCTGGCTGCAGGCAGGGAAGATCTACTACATCCTCCAGCAGAACGAACTGGTGGATCTGTACATCCAG caagtgctcaataaacatgcaGATGATGTGTTCACTCAACTGACACACAGAAGAACTTGCTTCGGCAGCATATGGCCTGTCTCCTTAAAAAACGCATTCATCACAGGAGCTCCATTTCCA GTGGCACAGAATGCGGCCCTGTACACGGGGGACCCCAACCTGGGGCTGGAGCTGTTTGAGGCGGCTGGGGACATCTTCTTCAACGGGACCTGGGAGCGAGAGAAAGCAGTGTCCTTCTACCGG GATCAGGCACTGCCACTGGCCGTGACCACAGGGAACCAGGAGGTGGAGCTGCGGTTGTGCAACAAGCTGGTGGCGCTGCTGGCCGAGCTGGAGTCGCCCCACGAGGGCCTGGAGTTCGCCCACGTGGCCCTGGCGCTGAGCATCACCCGGG GGGACCGACTGAACGAGCGAGTGGCCTACCACCGGCTGGCGGCCCTGCACCAGCGGCTGGGCCACGGTGAGCTGGCGGAGCACTTCTACCTCAAGGCTCTGTCGCTCTGCAGCTCGCCCCTGCAGTTCGATGAGGAGACCCTGTACTACGTGAAAGTGTATCTGGTGCTCGGTGACATCATCTTCTACGATCTgaag GACCCCTTCGACGCGGCCGGGTACTACCAGCTGGCGCTGGCCGCGGCGGTGGACCTGGGCAACAAGAAGGCCCAGATGAAGATCTACACGCGCCTGGCCACCATCTACCATAACTTCCTCCTGGACCGTGAGAAGTCCCTCTTCTTCTACCAGAAAGCCAGGACCTTTGCCACCGAGCTCAACATCCGCAGGGTCAACCTGGCCCCAGAGCGGTGCTGGGGGCGGGCGCCCTGGCTGGCCCCCAGCGCCCTGCCCTGA
- the SH3TC1 gene encoding SH3 domain and tetratricopeptide repeat-containing protein 1 isoform X5 codes for MEGPAEEPAPKGRGPAVAPSGGGGGGGHKAQRVAMSPSVVWERAGSEEAEALVGGDASLPPGGSGPAAGTPPGQMGTYPTDLTLQLLAVRRKTGLPDPSLQQTVRSRLRLLENDSQEVARALGELSARLLSIHSDQDRIVVTFKTFEEIWKFSTYHALGFTHHCLENLLVDQAFWLLSPNEDEETAVQVHVDQEALRLTHESLLAQEGPVFVLCPDHHVRVKTSPRGAGSGPWARRRASGVPQGEAPSAVDSSAPSPGTFSEEVAAAATPETLIPFHQWALRVPWDPIDDSVNGPVTSDIPLMATGLATAVADYQGSGPEEMTFRGGDVIEVLGAQVPGLPWCLGRHTASGQVGFVRTSLVSVQGQVSELENVIFLSEEERSFFSNEGRFSEEDARQLLGRASGTDVCTVYSLDRLEEAEFGQLEEQEVPQPCLHPEPRETLQKVKNVLEQCKSSQGCPEEPVSWGLCTMSSGASSRDSEEPSFSLDAGADWAHPEALGSLLLFLDAPGYKACFRGLYDLSLPGLSTLFCGFSNEKELAGHLAQARGAAKKAGFPMALARLCFLLGRLCVRRLKLSQARVYFEEALGALGGLFGDLFLVVAVYANLATVHLKQKNRDKCAQVVPKALALLLGTPSHICSTEAESELLRHALRRAILCRSPQAEARACFLLAKHHARIKQPEEALPFLERMLLLHGALGSPEASWPADGYLLLADIYSRQCLPHLVLSCVRVASLRARGSPGSSLRSADLVLRNSPRLHRPPSQTAHYLRQALASVASGPLRGPLCASLAQLHSRHGQQARAISFMMQAMEAAAGTSGRLAVDYVVALAWLYVLCGQSAVALDILESVLDMAVASVDQEGVIANMAAVALRRTSRTRQAAEGYYRALRVARTRGQLRNQAVVLANFGALCLQAGAGGLAQHYHLEAVKLFSRLPGRECGQDFTWVLLRLGRLYTHRALARQGKCYYEWAFLVAVETDHVEGQLRAVQRLCHFYSRVMPSEAQCVVYHEFQLSLARRVADKVLEGQLLETISQLYLSLGTERAYKSALDYTKRSLGIFIDLQKKEKEAHAWLQAGKIYYILQQNELVDLYIQVAQNAALYTGDPNLGLELFEAAGDIFFNGTWEREKAVSFYRALPLAVTTGNQEVELRLCNKLVALLAELESPHEGLEFAHVALALSITRGDRLNERVAYHRLAALHQRLGHGELAEHFYLKALSLCSSPLQFDEETLYYVKVYLVLGDIIFYDLKDPFDAAGYYQLALAAAVDLGNKKAQMKIYTRLATIYHNFLLDREKSLFFYQKARTFATELNIRRVNLAPERCWGRAPWLAPSALP; via the exons ATGGAGGGCCCCGCGGAGGAGCCGGCCCCGAAGGGGAGAGGGCCCGCGGTGGCGCCCTCGGGAGGCGGCGGTGGTGGCGGCCACAAGGCCCAGAGAGTGGCCATGAGCCCATCGGTCGTCTGGGAGCGAGCAGGGTCCGAGGAGGCCGAGGCGCTGGTCGGAGGTG ATGCCAGTCTTCCCCCTGGGGGCTCCGGGCCGGCTGCTGGGACCCCTCCTGGCCAGATGGGCACGTACCCCACAG ACCTGACCTTGCAGCTGCTGGCCGTGCGGAGGAAGACGGGGCTGCCAGACCCCAGCCTGCAGCAGACCGTGAGGAGCCGGCTCCGCCTGTTGGAAAATGACAGCCAGGAGGTGGCCCGTGCGCTGGGG GAGCTGTCGGCCAGGCTGCTGTCTATCCACAGTGACCAGGATCGGATTGTGGTGACCTTTAAGACTTTCGAGGAAATCTGGAAGTTCTCCACCTACCATGCTCTTG GCTTCACTCATCACTGCCTGGAAAATCTACTCGTGGACCAGGCCTTCTGGCTGCTCTCACCCAACGAGGACGAGGAGACAGCCGTCCAAGTCCACGTGGACCAGGAGGCCTTGAGGCTGACGCACGAGAGCCTCCTCGCCCAGGAAG GTCCTGTCTTCGTCCTGTGTCCTGACCACCATGTGCGAGTGAAGACCAGCCCCCGGGGTGCAGGGAGCGGCCCCTGGGCCCGCAGGCGAGCCTCGGGGGTTCCCCAGGGAGAGGCACCCTCGGCAGTGGACTCCTCCGCTCCCAGCCCCGGCACGTTCTCCGAggaggtggcggcggcggccACTCCAGAAACTTTGATTCCATTTCATCA ATGGGCTCTTAGGGTCCCCTGGGACCCCATCGATGACTCCGTAAATGGACCTGTGACATCGGACATCCCACTGATGG CCACGGGCCTGGCCACGGCGGTGGCAGACTACCAGGGCTCCGGGCCTGAAGAGATGACCTTCCGAGGCGGCGACGTCATCGAGGTCCTGGGCGCCCAGGTGCCTGGCCTGCCCTGGTGCCTGGGCCGGCACACGGCCTCGGGCCAGGTCGGGTTTGTGCGGACGAGTCTCGTCAGTGTGCAGGGCCAAGTGTCTGA gctggaaaatgtgatttttctcagTGAGGAAGAAAGGTCATTCTTCAGCAATGAAGGACGCTTTTCGGAGGAGGACGCCAGGCAGCTACTGGGGAGGGCATCCGGCACAGACGTCTGCACGGTGTACAGCTTGG ACAGATTAGAAGAAGCCGAGTTTGGCCAGCTGGAAGAGCAAG AAGTGCCTCAGCCTTGCCTGCACCCAGAGCCACGTGAGACCCTCCAGAAGGTGAAGAATGTTCTAGAACAATGCAAGTCCAGCCAGGGCTGCCCCGAGGAGCCAGTGTCCTGGGGTCTGTGCACGATGTCCAGTGGTGCAAGCTCACGGGACAGCGAGGAGCCCTCCTTCAGCTTGGATGCGGGGGCCGACTGGGCCCACCCGGAGGCCCTGGGCTCGCTGCTGCTGTTCCTGGATGCGCCTGGGTACAAGGCCTGCTTCCGTGGCCTGTATGACCTCTCCCTGCCGGGGCTGAGCACCCTGTTCTGTGGCTTCAGCAATGAGAAGGAGCTGGCCGGGCACCTGGCACAGGCCCGGGGGGCAGCCAAGAAGGCCGGCTTCCCCATGGCGCTCGCCAGGCTCTGCTTCCTCCTGGGGAGACTGTGTGTGCGCAGGCTCAAGCTGTCCCAGGCCCGCGTGTACTTCGAGGAGGCTCTGGGGGCGCTGGGGGGCCTCTTTGGCGACCTCTTCCTGGTGGTAGCTGTGTACGCCAACCTGGCCACCGTTCACCTGAAGCAGAAGAACAGGGACAAGTGTGCGCAGGTGGTGCCCAAGGCCTTGGCCCTGCTCCTGGGGACGCCCAGCCACATCTGCAGCACCGAGGCCGAGTCGGAGCTCCTGAGGCACGCCCTGCGCCGGGCCATCCTCTGCCGGAGCCCCCAGGCCGAGGCCCGGGCCTGCTTCCTGCTGGCCAAGCACCACGCTCGCATCAAGCAGCCCGAGGAGGCGCTGCCCTTCCTGGAGAGGATGCTGCTTCTGCACGGGGCCTTGGGCTCCCCGGAGGCCTCGTGGCCCGCGGACGGCTACCTGCTCCTGGCGGACATCTACAGCCGCCAGTGCCTGCCGCACCTGGTGCTCAGCTGCGTCAGGGTGGCCTCGCTGCGGGCCCGTGGCTCGCCGGGCAGCTCACTCCGGAGCGCGGACCTGGTCCTCCGGAACTCACCCCGGCTCCACCGGCCGCCCTCCCAGACGGCGCACTACCTCAGGCAGGCGCTGGCCTCCGTGGCCTCGGGCCCCCTGCGCGGCCCCCTCTGTGCCAGCCTGGCCCAGCTGCATAGCCGCCACGGGCAGCAGGCCAGGGCCATCTCCTTCATGATGCAGGCCATGGAAGCGGCCGCGGGCACCAGCGGCCGCCTGGCCGTGGACTACGTGGTGGCGCTGGCCTGGTTGTACGTGCTTTGCGGCCAGAGCGCGGTGGCCCTGGACATCCTCGAGTCCGTCCTGGACATGGCGGTGGCCAGTGTGGACCAGGAGGGCGTGATCGCCAACATGGCAGCCGTGGCCCTGAGGAGGACGAGCAGGACCCGGCAGGCGGCCGAGGGCTACTACCGCGCCCTGCGAGTGGCCAGGACCCGGGGCCAGCTGCGGAACCAAGCGGTGGTCCTGGCCAATTTCGGGGCCCTGTGCCTGCAGGCCGGAGCGGGGGGCCTGGCCCAGCACTACCACCTGGAGGCCGTGAAGCTCTTCTCGCGGCTGCCTGGCAGAGAGTGCGGCCAGGACTTCACCTGGGTGCTCCTGCGGCTGGGCCGCCTGTACACCCACAGGGCCCTTGCCCGACAGGGCAAGTGCTACTATGAATGGGCCTTTCTGGTTGCTGTGGAGACGGACCACGTGGAGG GCCAGCTGCGAGCCGTCCAGCGGCTCTGTCACTTCTATAGCAGAGTCATGCCCAGCGAGGCCCAGTGCGTCGTCTACCACGAGTTTCAGCTCTCGCTGGCCCGCAGGGTGGCCGACAAGGTGCTGGAGGGCCAGCTCCTGGAGACCATCAGCCAGCTCTACCTGTCGCTGGGCACCGAGCG GGCCTACAAGTCCGCGCTGGACTACACCAAGCGCAGTCTGGGGATCTTCATCGACctccagaagaaggagaaggaggcacaTGCCTGGCTGCAGGCAGGGAAGATCTACTACATCCTCCAGCAGAACGAACTGGTGGATCTGTACATCCAG GTGGCACAGAATGCGGCCCTGTACACGGGGGACCCCAACCTGGGGCTGGAGCTGTTTGAGGCGGCTGGGGACATCTTCTTCAACGGGACCTGGGAGCGAGAGAAAGCAGTGTCCTTCTACCGG GCACTGCCACTGGCCGTGACCACAGGGAACCAGGAGGTGGAGCTGCGGTTGTGCAACAAGCTGGTGGCGCTGCTGGCCGAGCTGGAGTCGCCCCACGAGGGCCTGGAGTTCGCCCACGTGGCCCTGGCGCTGAGCATCACCCGGG GGGACCGACTGAACGAGCGAGTGGCCTACCACCGGCTGGCGGCCCTGCACCAGCGGCTGGGCCACGGTGAGCTGGCGGAGCACTTCTACCTCAAGGCTCTGTCGCTCTGCAGCTCGCCCCTGCAGTTCGATGAGGAGACCCTGTACTACGTGAAAGTGTATCTGGTGCTCGGTGACATCATCTTCTACGATCTgaag GACCCCTTCGACGCGGCCGGGTACTACCAGCTGGCGCTGGCCGCGGCGGTGGACCTGGGCAACAAGAAGGCCCAGATGAAGATCTACACGCGCCTGGCCACCATCTACCATAACTTCCTCCTGGACCGTGAGAAGTCCCTCTTCTTCTACCAGAAAGCCAGGACCTTTGCCACCGAGCTCAACATCCGCAGGGTCAACCTGGCCCCAGAGCGGTGCTGGGGGCGGGCGCCCTGGCTGGCCCCCAGCGCCCTGCCCTGA